In Desulfovibrio gilichinskyi, a genomic segment contains:
- a CDS encoding metal-dependent phosphohydrolase, which translates to MNKNIPNAEECERLLTEVFKLPADQLINAELICKVALRIGRDLKWLRDSGPYIALIRAGALLSHVAGHGPDHEQLAGAALRKLGYSEVATIVEAHRDLDFSGEQPVSEKEIVFIATKLVEKDQIISVAYKYDFKIEEAKDNPQEVADLKRKKEIAMKIKTALEHETEKNLEELAIADN; encoded by the coding sequence ATGAATAAAAATATCCCGAATGCAGAAGAATGCGAAAGATTGCTGACAGAAGTTTTTAAACTTCCGGCAGATCAGCTTATAAATGCCGAACTTATTTGTAAGGTAGCTTTGCGAATAGGACGCGACCTGAAATGGTTACGTGACAGCGGCCCCTACATTGCCTTGATCAGGGCCGGCGCATTGCTGAGCCACGTTGCCGGTCATGGTCCTGATCATGAGCAACTTGCCGGGGCAGCACTTAGAAAACTAGGATACTCCGAAGTAGCCACGATTGTTGAAGCACACCGGGACCTCGACTTTTCAGGAGAACAGCCGGTTTCTGAAAAAGAAATCGTTTTTATTGCAACCAAACTGGTTGAAAAGGACCAGATTATCAGTGTTGCTTATAAATATGATTTTAAAATTGAAGAGGCTAAAGACAACCCGCAAGAAGTGGCTGATCTTAAGCGCAAAAAAGAAATTGCCATGAAAATTAAAACCGCACTTGAGCACGAAACAGAAAAAAATCTGGAAGAATTAGCTATCGCAGACAACTAA
- a CDS encoding amphi-Trp domain-containing protein, whose translation MTAEKKFLFESLQDSETIGNFLKSLIEGFESGKINLSTNGDEIQLSPHGLLNFAVKAKTKGESNKITIKIEWKETEPSEEASTKTLNINS comes from the coding sequence ATGACAGCTGAAAAAAAATTTTTGTTCGAATCGCTGCAAGATTCTGAAACAATCGGCAATTTTTTAAAATCACTTATAGAAGGATTTGAATCCGGTAAAATAAACCTTTCAACCAACGGTGATGAAATTCAATTGAGTCCACATGGACTTTTAAATTTTGCAGTTAAAGCCAAAACAAAAGGCGAAAGCAACAAAATTACTATAAAAATTGAATGGAAAGAAACAGAACCTTCTGAAGAAGCTTCTACTAAAACATTAAACATAAACTCTTAA
- a CDS encoding HprK-related kinase B: protein MNKNSITQAEIVEKYRKEFPAEKSLFIDFGGCVIETKVNSEDLLADLKNYFKEFLISSTNGDILITAHECPPADFGIEYIVKQPDPGKTKIKEEHADLADGRVVYKRLTGMLFAFGHGGNIAIGPCVENSNQVINFINNRFIEYKLNQGCLLGHAAGVIKNGRGIAIAGFSGMGKSTLALHLMSKGTTFISNDRVMIEDNNSEITVYGVAKQPRINPGTALNNPDLARIIAESDKEKFLSLTQTELWNLEHKYDALIDECYGKNKFILRGPLNGLVILNWQRNNSETVIKIVDPIERKDLLPAFMKNTGLFYLPDSPDKMEDPDIDNYAAILSKTKLIEISGGVDFDKAADACLKFMQLGTL, encoded by the coding sequence ATGAATAAAAATAGTATCACACAAGCTGAAATAGTTGAAAAATACCGCAAAGAGTTTCCAGCGGAAAAATCTCTTTTCATTGATTTCGGCGGCTGCGTTATTGAAACAAAAGTTAACAGCGAAGATCTGCTTGCAGACCTCAAAAATTATTTTAAAGAATTCCTTATTTCCAGTACAAATGGTGATATTCTTATCACTGCACACGAATGCCCTCCCGCAGATTTTGGAATTGAATATATCGTTAAACAGCCTGACCCGGGCAAAACAAAGATCAAAGAAGAGCACGCAGATCTTGCAGACGGACGAGTTGTCTACAAACGATTGACTGGAATGCTCTTCGCTTTCGGACACGGCGGAAACATCGCCATCGGTCCATGCGTTGAAAATTCCAATCAGGTCATCAACTTCATCAATAACCGCTTTATTGAATATAAACTCAATCAGGGATGTCTGCTCGGTCACGCTGCCGGAGTTATCAAAAATGGTCGGGGAATTGCCATCGCAGGATTCTCAGGAATGGGAAAATCCACTCTGGCCCTCCACTTAATGAGTAAGGGAACTACTTTTATCAGCAATGACAGAGTTATGATCGAAGACAATAATTCTGAAATAACTGTCTACGGAGTTGCAAAGCAGCCCAGAATCAATCCCGGAACGGCCTTAAACAATCCTGACCTAGCGCGCATTATTGCGGAGAGTGATAAAGAAAAATTCCTGTCCCTTACGCAAACAGAATTATGGAACCTTGAACATAAGTACGATGCTCTGATTGATGAATGTTACGGCAAGAATAAGTTTATTTTGCGCGGACCTCTGAACGGGTTAGTCATTTTAAACTGGCAGAGGAATAACAGCGAAACTGTCATCAAGATTGTCGATCCTATAGAACGTAAAGACCTGCTCCCGGCTTTCATGAAAAATACAGGGTTATTCTACCTGCCGGATTCGCCTGATAAAATGGAAGACCCTGACATTGATAACTACGCAGCAATACTTTCTAAAACAAAACTCATAGAAATCAGCGGCGGTGTGGATTTTGATAAAGCGGCTGACGCATGCCTCAAATTCATGCAGCTGGGAACACTTTAA
- a CDS encoding GAK system ATP-grasp enzyme has protein sequence MKIGVIGLKKAWSSEQLADAVARKTGQKKMLFEMKDVRLDLPSGKAVVDGVNLSELDGIIIKKIGRQYSPDLLDRLEMLRMLEGRGVRIFSSPYSILRVLDRLTCTISLQLGDIPMPPTTITEDVDHALAAVEEYGEAVFKPLYSTKARGMFVLKPNPQARETIEKYSKKYKTMYIQKTIDLKDSDLGIAFLGGEYVTTYARCKTNNAWNTTTINGGKYAPFDPPQEIIELARKAQSLFDLDFTCVDVALTDEGPFIFEVSAFGGFRGLLDARGIDAASMYADYVIEKVK, from the coding sequence ATGAAAATAGGAGTAATCGGGCTTAAGAAAGCGTGGTCTTCCGAACAACTTGCTGATGCTGTAGCCCGCAAAACAGGTCAGAAAAAAATGCTCTTCGAGATGAAGGATGTTCGACTTGATCTTCCTTCCGGAAAAGCTGTTGTTGACGGAGTCAACCTCTCTGAACTCGACGGGATCATCATAAAAAAAATCGGCAGACAATATTCACCTGATCTGCTTGATCGCCTTGAAATGCTCCGCATGCTCGAAGGACGCGGAGTTAGAATATTCTCATCCCCTTACAGCATCTTAAGAGTACTGGACAGACTGACCTGCACAATATCATTGCAACTTGGCGATATTCCAATGCCCCCTACAACCATAACCGAAGATGTAGATCACGCACTTGCCGCAGTAGAAGAATACGGTGAAGCTGTTTTTAAACCACTGTACAGCACCAAGGCTCGCGGCATGTTTGTGCTTAAACCGAACCCGCAGGCCCGCGAGACTATCGAAAAATACAGCAAAAAATATAAAACCATGTACATCCAGAAAACTATCGATCTCAAAGACAGTGATCTCGGGATAGCTTTCTTAGGCGGAGAATATGTAACAACATATGCACGCTGTAAAACAAACAATGCATGGAATACCACTACGATAAACGGCGGAAAATACGCACCATTTGATCCTCCGCAAGAAATAATTGAACTTGCCCGCAAGGCACAGTCGCTGTTCGATCTGGACTTTACCTGCGTAGATGTGGCCTTAACTGATGAAGGCCCTTTCATCTTTGAAGTTTCAGCCTTCGGCGGATTCAGAGGACTGCTTGATGCGCGCGGGATAGACGCTGCATCCATGTACGCGGATTATGTAATTGAGAAGGTAAAATAA
- a CDS encoding GAK system XXXCH domain-containing protein: MGNESKIEKFIKPDELPDFLRKMAEAIETGKSEDMPYFGVIAGFKKLKINISHNQEQTTIKIKAKPAKQSEEQETPDGLPQKIKYSSLKKRMKDTFKIIFKDVHAGTLPPKEVVSLFLEDSKLMVTYEGYGDEYYEEYITACEEFKMALDSNNIEEIHKTCDNLNSIKAHCHSQHK, translated from the coding sequence ATGGGCAACGAAAGCAAGATTGAAAAATTTATCAAACCGGATGAACTTCCAGACTTTCTGCGCAAGATGGCAGAAGCAATTGAAACCGGAAAATCGGAAGACATGCCCTATTTCGGAGTTATAGCCGGATTTAAAAAGCTTAAAATAAATATCAGCCATAATCAGGAACAGACAACTATCAAAATTAAGGCAAAACCCGCAAAACAGTCTGAAGAACAGGAAACTCCTGACGGTCTTCCGCAAAAAATTAAATACTCCAGCTTAAAAAAAAGGATGAAAGATACTTTCAAGATCATATTCAAAGACGTTCACGCAGGGACACTCCCCCCGAAAGAAGTTGTCAGCCTGTTTCTTGAAGACTCAAAATTAATGGTAACGTATGAAGGTTACGGCGACGAATATTATGAAGAATATATTACAGCCTGTGAAGAGTTTAAAATGGCACTGGATAGCAATAACATTGAAGAAATCCATAAAACATGTGACAATTTAAACAGTATTAAAGCCCACTGCCATTCTCAACATAAATAG
- a CDS encoding PhoU domain-containing protein, translating to MLTFEGLDENFKFLVLEVKNQISATRKFVNSPSRSLFRKITSRDDYIDNLKTIIENKTYSRINKDTQLDDKTLNKIRAIQLASVNLERIGDYCVNIVNQMAYLEDKGFVNRFECPEAFDIIETTTASIEKGFDDKDMPLALAICKSEYNLDSLYKDNFNRIMAEMGSGKNIPDLVTVLFIFRYLERIGDSLLNIGEAIIFSILGERIKIEQFESLQHTLTVSGFDGSFSDIDFQGIWGSRSGCRIGHVQAKDKENGPPVAQGSIYKEGNLAKIKAERDNLKLWNKMFPGRVPDIFGYHETPAENKASMLVEFLPGCTLDTMILTSDDINLENGLFTLEQTLRHIWTTTIKTGPFVTNYMEQLKSRQPGVLQVHPEFNRHARSLGAEEITSSAELITEAMSVEHSLPAPFTVFIHGDFNCNNVVYSNADERIRFIDLYRSRNFDYIQDVSVFLVSCFRMPIFDRPIRNKINGVISRFYNFAEEFAMEKNDPTWKARLTLALARSFYTSTRFEFNYGFAKEMFNRSMFLLEKVNRYSDSWDDFILPEDILHY from the coding sequence ATGCTGACATTTGAAGGTTTAGACGAAAATTTTAAATTTCTCGTGCTCGAAGTCAAAAATCAGATTTCTGCGACTCGAAAGTTTGTCAATTCCCCATCACGCTCACTCTTTCGTAAGATAACCTCGCGTGACGATTACATTGATAACCTGAAAACAATCATCGAAAACAAAACTTATTCCCGTATAAACAAAGATACTCAACTGGACGATAAAACTCTCAATAAAATCAGAGCAATCCAGCTGGCTTCAGTCAATCTTGAAAGAATCGGTGATTACTGCGTCAACATCGTCAACCAGATGGCTTACCTTGAAGACAAGGGATTTGTTAACAGATTCGAGTGCCCGGAAGCTTTTGACATCATAGAAACAACGACCGCCTCGATTGAGAAAGGATTCGATGACAAGGATATGCCTTTAGCACTTGCAATTTGTAAGTCTGAATACAATCTAGATTCCCTTTATAAAGACAATTTCAACCGTATTATGGCTGAGATGGGAAGCGGAAAGAACATACCTGACTTAGTTACAGTCCTCTTTATATTCCGCTATCTTGAAAGAATCGGCGACTCGCTTCTTAATATAGGCGAGGCAATCATTTTCTCAATCCTCGGCGAACGCATCAAGATTGAACAATTTGAATCACTGCAACATACACTCACGGTCTCCGGGTTTGACGGTTCCTTTTCAGATATCGATTTTCAAGGAATATGGGGGTCTCGCTCAGGATGCCGAATAGGCCATGTGCAGGCAAAAGACAAAGAGAACGGTCCTCCGGTTGCACAAGGAAGTATTTATAAAGAAGGTAATCTGGCAAAGATTAAAGCTGAACGCGACAACCTTAAGCTTTGGAATAAAATGTTCCCCGGCAGAGTTCCTGACATTTTCGGCTACCATGAAACCCCTGCGGAAAATAAAGCCTCAATGCTGGTAGAATTTTTACCGGGCTGCACATTAGATACAATGATTCTAACCTCTGACGATATAAATCTTGAAAACGGCCTTTTTACACTTGAGCAGACGCTGCGCCATATCTGGACAACGACCATCAAAACAGGTCCGTTTGTAACCAATTATATGGAACAATTAAAATCCCGTCAGCCCGGAGTTTTACAGGTTCACCCTGAATTCAACCGCCATGCACGATCACTCGGAGCGGAAGAAATCACATCCTCAGCAGAGCTGATTACTGAAGCAATGTCTGTAGAGCATAGTCTGCCAGCTCCTTTCACTGTGTTCATCCATGGCGACTTCAACTGCAATAATGTTGTTTACAGCAACGCAGATGAACGGATCAGATTCATCGACCTCTACAGATCACGCAACTTTGACTACATTCAGGATGTTTCTGTTTTTCTCGTATCATGCTTCCGCATGCCTATATTCGACAGGCCGATACGGAATAAAATAAATGGGGTAATATCCAGATTTTACAACTTTGCAGAAGAGTTTGCGATGGAAAAGAACGATCCCACGTGGAAGGCAAGACTGACTCTCGCACTGGCGCGGTCATTCTACACTTCAACGCGTTTTGAATTTAATTATGGATTTGCAAAAGAGATGTTTAATCGCTCTATGTTCCTCCTTGAAAAAGTTAACCGTTACAGCGACAGCTGGGATGACTTTATTCTTCCTGAAGACATTCTTCATTATTAA